From a region of the Odoribacter splanchnicus DSM 20712 genome:
- a CDS encoding sulfite exporter TauE/SafE family protein — protein sequence MNDNSMLYLVLLGFASGFINMFAGGGSMLVVPFLIFLGLPPHVANATNRVAILLQNIVSTATFRQKKILNFKTDYPLLLPTTLGSILGAFTAVDIQAAVLQKMIGGLLVVMFFMILLDPNTWVKSNIEKAKARHPWVRFLIFLGIGFYGGFIQIGVGFFMLGGLVLGCGYDLLKANALKVLLILIYTFGALVIFIWYDLVDWRTGLILACGNMAGAWIGTRLSVKWGAKYIRYILLLALVMVALKLFGIF from the coding sequence ATGAATGATAACAGCATGTTATATCTCGTTTTATTGGGTTTTGCTTCCGGGTTTATCAATATGTTCGCCGGAGGTGGCTCGATGTTGGTGGTTCCGTTTTTGATTTTTCTCGGTTTGCCACCCCATGTGGCTAACGCAACCAACCGAGTGGCTATTCTTCTGCAAAATATCGTTTCGACAGCTACTTTTCGACAGAAGAAAATATTGAATTTTAAAACGGATTATCCTTTACTGCTCCCCACTACCTTGGGAAGTATTTTGGGAGCTTTTACGGCTGTCGACATCCAGGCTGCCGTTTTACAAAAAATGATCGGGGGATTATTGGTGGTGATGTTTTTTATGATTTTGCTGGATCCCAATACCTGGGTGAAATCTAATATTGAAAAAGCAAAAGCCCGGCATCCCTGGGTACGTTTTTTGATATTTTTGGGGATCGGCTTCTATGGCGGTTTTATACAAATCGGTGTCGGTTTTTTTATGCTGGGTGGTTTGGTATTGGGATGTGGCTACGATTTGCTCAAGGCAAATGCTTTAAAAGTATTGCTTATCTTGATCTATACTTTCGGGGCACTCGTTATTTTTATCTGGTATGATTTGGTAGATTGGCGTACCGGTTTGATTCTGGCTTGCGGTAACATGGCGGGAGCCTGGATCGGGACCCGGTTGAGTGTGAAATGGGGAGCGAAGTACATACGTTATATTTTATTGCTTGCATTAGTAATGGTCGCTCTAAAACTTTTCGGAATATTTTGA